A region from the Deltaproteobacteria bacterium genome encodes:
- the waaF gene encoding lipopolysaccharide heptosyltransferase II, producing MITTPQNILIRGVNWLGDALITIPAMRVLRERYPRSRMTLLIKAPLDTLFDGFDAVDEVIGFSVRKGIAGLPDRLRLIRRLRKSKFDLCLILPNSFDSALIPFLSGIPERTGFNRDGRGALLTRRIPPIAKGRGEHQAREYLKLILEETNTPEKLDFSLSPGPAALGWAKEQIAFLTPSDDTPLIGLNPGAAYGPAKMWIPERFSELGTRLFNGIGADILLVGGPSEIALCRNIARRISGEVLDLSGRTDLPQLAAVLSLCDLVVTNDSGPMHLASAVGTPVVALFGSTDPDATSPLGEHVILSKRMECAPCRERICPRGDMRCMKEIEVEDVMEAVIRLLPEAGESRDD from the coding sequence ATGATAACCACACCGCAAAACATCCTGATCCGGGGCGTCAACTGGTTAGGCGATGCCCTGATCACCATTCCCGCCATGCGGGTCCTGCGTGAACGTTACCCTCGCAGCCGGATGACTCTCCTCATCAAGGCCCCCCTTGATACGCTCTTTGACGGATTCGATGCCGTTGATGAAGTGATCGGCTTTTCCGTCCGGAAAGGAATCGCCGGGCTGCCTGACCGTTTACGTCTGATCAGGAGACTTCGAAAGTCAAAATTCGATCTCTGCCTCATTCTTCCCAACTCCTTTGATTCCGCCCTGATCCCGTTTCTCTCGGGGATCCCGGAGCGGACCGGTTTTAACCGGGACGGTCGGGGAGCCCTCCTGACCCGGCGGATTCCGCCCATAGCGAAAGGAAGAGGTGAACACCAGGCCCGGGAGTATCTGAAACTGATTCTCGAGGAGACAAACACCCCGGAGAAACTCGACTTTTCCCTCTCACCGGGACCGGCGGCCCTCGGCTGGGCCAAAGAACAGATCGCCTTCCTCACACCATCGGACGACACCCCCCTCATCGGGTTAAACCCCGGCGCCGCTTACGGCCCGGCAAAGATGTGGATTCCCGAACGTTTCTCCGAACTGGGGACCCGTCTCTTCAATGGGATCGGCGCGGACATTCTCCTTGTCGGCGGTCCCTCGGAGATCGCCCTTTGCCGGAATATCGCACGGAGGATTTCCGGGGAGGTCCTCGATCTCTCCGGCCGGACCGATCTGCCTCAACTGGCTGCCGTCCTCTCCCTCTGCGACCTGGTTGTCACCAACGACTCCGGTCCCATGCACCTCGCATCGGCCGTAGGGACCCCCGTGGTAGCCCTCTTCGGCTCAACCGACCCCGACGCGACCTCGCCCCTGGGGGAGCATGTCATTCTCAGCAAACGGATGGAGTGCGCCCCCTGCCGGGAGCGGATCTGCCCCCGGGGAGACATGCGTTGCATGAAAGAGATCGAAGTGGAAGACGTGATGGAGGCAGTCATCCGGCTCCTGCCGGAAGCGGGGGAATCCCGTGATGATTGA
- a CDS encoding glycosyltransferase family 2 protein, which translates to MIDLSILIVSYNTRELLLHCLEGIFRVDGRLTLEVIVIDNASKDGSADTVARSYPQVHLIQNAENRGFAQAVNQGLRASSGRNRLLLNPDAVAERKTLEAMADYLDHHSETGAVGVQLLHEDGRLQNSIASFPTLATELLNKSLLTRLFPHRFPGKNRPFEGPMEVESLIGACMMVKGKVIQSVGLLDERYFFFLEETDWCLRMRRAGWKIVFLPELRVPHLQGKSASRNLTAARIEYYRSRYRFFILHRGRTATALLRGGLIVKLLVECTGSLLLIAMKGFSDKKETTRLRVRLGLLAWHLTGCPDDEGLEKAGTSCGQNLR; encoded by the coding sequence ATGATTGACCTTTCGATTCTCATCGTCAGTTACAATACCCGGGAACTGCTGCTTCACTGCCTGGAAGGGATCTTCCGCGTAGACGGCCGCCTGACCCTGGAGGTCATCGTCATCGACAACGCCTCGAAGGACGGAAGCGCCGACACCGTAGCCCGCTCATATCCGCAAGTCCACCTGATCCAAAACGCTGAAAACCGGGGATTTGCCCAGGCCGTCAACCAGGGACTACGGGCCTCCTCGGGGAGAAACCGTCTTCTCCTCAATCCCGATGCCGTCGCCGAACGAAAGACTCTTGAAGCCATGGCCGACTATCTCGATCACCATTCCGAAACGGGGGCCGTTGGGGTACAGCTTCTTCACGAAGACGGACGCCTGCAGAACAGTATCGCCTCCTTTCCCACTCTGGCCACGGAACTGCTGAATAAAAGCCTCCTGACCCGGCTTTTCCCTCATCGATTCCCCGGAAAGAACAGGCCATTCGAAGGACCGATGGAGGTGGAATCATTAATCGGCGCCTGCATGATGGTCAAAGGAAAAGTTATTCAGTCGGTGGGACTGCTCGACGAAAGATATTTCTTCTTCTTAGAAGAGACCGACTGGTGTCTCCGAATGCGTCGGGCAGGTTGGAAAATCGTCTTTCTGCCGGAACTTCGGGTCCCTCACCTTCAGGGAAAGAGCGCATCACGGAATCTCACGGCCGCCCGGATTGAGTACTACCGCTCCCGCTACCGGTTCTTCATCCTCCACAGGGGAAGGACTGCTACCGCCCTGCTGCGGGGAGGGTTAATCGTAAAACTCCTGGTCGAATGCACAGGCTCTCTCCTTCTGATCGCCATGAAAGGCTTTTCCGACAAAAAGGAGACAACACGCCTCCGGGTCCGCCTGGGACTCCTCGCCTGGCACCTGACAGGCTGTCCGGATGATGAGGGACTTGAAAAAGCAGGAACAAGCTGTGGTCAGAACTTGAGATGA